Proteins encoded within one genomic window of Polynucleobacter duraquae:
- a CDS encoding [protein-PII] uridylyltransferase, which produces MGQTLAAMKPIVDISSLRAARELAYDDFREHQVVGRLTKQLSKLSDQLLISIWNSCDLNSDAALVAVGGFGRGALFPYSDIDILILLPADKQYFEDVLASKIEKFVAQCWDTGLEIGSSVRTVAECISEAEQDITVRTSLLESRLICGKKALFKEFESVYEKTLDPKSFFQAKLAEQIQRHYKYQDTPYSLEPNCKESPGGLRDLQVISWVSKAAHFGNTFKDLSLAGLVTQRELTELNRNQRFLETLRANLHLLAKRRQDVLVFDLQTPLAAAVGITEESSRLASEAIMRRYYWAAKAVSQLNDVLLQNIEALLFPQESKTTHAIAGEGNECFIERQGVLDITDPQLFQKHPEQILRTFLVFAQTSNVKSLSATIFRALFNARQKMDSQWRKDPVNRALFIEILKEPEGVSRAFQLMNRTSVLGRYLPAFRRIVGQMQHDLFHVYTVDQHILMVLRNVRRFMVVEHTHEFPFCSSLIAHFEKPWLLVIAALFHDIAKGRGGDHSELGKTDMRKFAKDHSLDKADTELLIWLVAEHLNMSQVAQKKDITDPDVVQAFAKKVGDERHLTALYLLTVADVRGTSPKVWNAWKGKLLEDLYRVTLRVLGGAKPDASSELAQHQEESRAKLRLYAIEDSAYENLWKQLDVAFFLRQDAADIAWLTRHLLDKVNSEIPVVRARLSPVGEGLQIAVYVKDQEDLFARICAYFERHGFSIWDARIHTTKHGYALDTFQISGSNLVDEGGSYRDLIQLVEYELTAALQHNDPLPSPSMGRLSRQSRTFPIQPRVHMTPDERGHYYALSLSASDRTGLLYVISRILAKHQVSLHTARINTLGERVEDVFLLDAANLSKNPKLQILLETDLLEALGA; this is translated from the coding sequence ATGGGTCAAACTCTCGCAGCAATGAAACCTATTGTTGATATTTCCAGCTTAAGGGCTGCACGAGAATTAGCCTATGATGACTTTCGCGAGCATCAAGTTGTTGGGCGATTAACCAAGCAACTGAGCAAGCTCAGCGATCAACTCCTCATTAGTATATGGAACTCCTGTGATTTAAATTCGGATGCTGCACTTGTGGCAGTGGGTGGATTTGGCAGGGGCGCCCTCTTTCCCTATTCCGATATTGATATTCTGATTTTGCTGCCTGCAGATAAGCAATACTTTGAAGATGTTCTTGCCAGCAAGATTGAAAAGTTTGTAGCGCAATGCTGGGATACCGGATTAGAAATTGGCTCCTCAGTGAGAACTGTTGCCGAGTGCATATCCGAGGCAGAACAAGACATTACTGTTCGCACCTCCCTTCTTGAATCACGACTCATCTGCGGCAAGAAAGCTCTCTTCAAAGAGTTTGAATCTGTTTATGAAAAGACTTTGGATCCAAAGTCATTTTTCCAGGCAAAGCTGGCTGAGCAAATCCAGCGTCATTACAAATATCAAGACACGCCCTACTCATTGGAGCCCAATTGCAAGGAGAGCCCTGGTGGCTTGCGTGACTTACAGGTGATTTCTTGGGTCAGCAAAGCTGCACATTTTGGTAATACCTTCAAGGATCTCAGTCTTGCAGGCTTGGTAACTCAACGTGAACTAACTGAGCTGAATCGCAACCAGCGTTTTTTAGAAACTCTGCGCGCAAACTTGCATTTACTAGCGAAGCGTAGGCAGGATGTTTTGGTATTTGACTTACAGACACCATTAGCAGCGGCCGTGGGCATTACAGAAGAGTCCTCTAGACTGGCTAGTGAGGCCATCATGCGTCGCTACTACTGGGCGGCAAAAGCAGTCAGTCAATTAAACGATGTATTACTGCAAAATATTGAAGCGCTCCTTTTCCCTCAAGAATCTAAAACAACACATGCTATTGCTGGCGAGGGTAATGAATGCTTTATTGAGCGTCAAGGAGTCCTAGACATTACTGACCCTCAGTTATTTCAAAAGCATCCAGAACAAATTCTGCGGACCTTTTTAGTTTTTGCGCAAACATCCAACGTCAAGAGCTTATCGGCAACGATCTTTAGAGCTTTGTTTAACGCTCGCCAAAAAATGGATAGCCAATGGCGCAAAGATCCGGTCAACCGCGCACTATTTATTGAAATTCTTAAGGAGCCCGAGGGAGTCAGTCGCGCCTTCCAACTCATGAATCGGACCAGCGTACTTGGTCGCTATCTGCCAGCCTTTAGAAGAATCGTTGGCCAAATGCAGCATGACTTGTTTCATGTCTACACAGTGGATCAACATATCCTGATGGTGCTGCGGAATGTGCGCCGCTTTATGGTGGTTGAGCATACACATGAGTTTCCTTTTTGTAGCAGCCTGATTGCCCATTTTGAAAAGCCTTGGCTATTAGTCATTGCTGCACTCTTTCATGACATTGCCAAGGGGCGTGGGGGTGATCACTCCGAACTTGGTAAGACAGACATGCGCAAGTTTGCCAAAGATCATAGTTTAGATAAAGCAGATACTGAGCTCTTAATTTGGCTAGTTGCAGAACACTTAAACATGAGTCAAGTGGCTCAGAAAAAAGATATTACCGATCCCGATGTAGTTCAAGCGTTTGCTAAAAAGGTGGGTGATGAGCGCCATCTCACTGCACTTTACCTGCTCACTGTTGCTGATGTCCGTGGAACGAGCCCCAAAGTATGGAATGCCTGGAAAGGCAAACTATTAGAGGATCTTTATCGTGTCACTCTACGCGTATTAGGCGGAGCAAAGCCAGATGCCTCCTCAGAGCTAGCACAACATCAAGAAGAATCCCGCGCCAAGTTGCGCCTTTACGCAATTGAAGACTCTGCTTATGAAAATCTCTGGAAGCAATTGGATGTTGCCTTCTTCTTGCGCCAAGATGCCGCTGATATTGCTTGGTTAACTCGCCATCTACTGGATAAGGTGAATAGCGAAATCCCCGTTGTACGTGCTCGCCTCTCCCCAGTTGGCGAAGGATTACAGATTGCCGTCTATGTCAAAGACCAAGAAGACCTCTTTGCCAGAATTTGTGCCTACTTTGAGCGGCATGGTTTCTCAATTTGGGATGCCCGTATTCATACAACAAAGCATGGCTATGCACTCGATACCTTCCAAATTTCAGGAAGTAACTTAGTAGATGAAGGTGGTAGCTACCGTGATCTGATTCAACTAGTTGAATACGAATTGACAGCTGCACTACAACATAATGACCCATTACCATCACCCAGTATGGGTCGCCTATCGAGGCAATCACGCACATTCCCAATTCAGCCACGCGTACATATGACTCCAGATGAGCGCGGTCATTACTATGCTCTATCCCTCTCAGCGAGTGATCGCACTGGCTTACTCTATGTCATCTCCAGAATATTAGCCAAGCATCAAGTCTCATTACATACTGCACGCATCAATACATTAGGTGAGCGAGTGGAAGACGTATTTCTATTGGATGCGGCAAACTTGAGCAAGAACCCTAAGCTACAGATCTTGCTAGAGACAGATTTACTCGAGGCTTTAGGGGCTTAA
- the rpsB gene encoding 30S ribosomal protein S2 translates to MSVTMRQMLEAGCHFGHQTRFWSPRMAPYIFGHRNKIHIINLEKTLPMFQDALKFAKQVAANRGTILFVGTKRQSREIIAEEAARAGMPYIDSRWLGGTLTNFKTVKGSLKRLKDMAVAKEAGDWEKLSKKEALTNDRDLDKLQKALGGIQDLNGVPDAIFVVDVGYHKIAITEANKLGIPVIAVVDTNHSPEGVDYIIPGNDDSSKAVLLYARGIADAILEGKSNSVQEILTAVKEGEEEFVEEGKAE, encoded by the coding sequence ATGTCAGTAACTATGCGTCAAATGCTGGAAGCCGGTTGCCATTTTGGTCACCAAACCCGTTTCTGGTCCCCAAGAATGGCCCCTTACATTTTCGGCCATCGCAACAAAATTCACATCATCAACTTAGAAAAAACATTGCCAATGTTTCAGGACGCCCTGAAATTTGCAAAACAAGTTGCTGCTAACCGTGGAACTATCTTATTCGTTGGTACTAAGCGTCAATCACGCGAGATCATTGCTGAAGAAGCTGCTCGTGCTGGTATGCCATATATCGACAGCCGTTGGTTGGGCGGTACGCTCACGAACTTCAAAACTGTTAAAGGCTCCCTAAAGCGTTTGAAGGACATGGCTGTTGCTAAAGAAGCTGGTGATTGGGAAAAGCTTTCCAAGAAAGAAGCGTTGACTAATGATCGCGATCTCGACAAGTTGCAAAAAGCACTTGGTGGTATTCAAGACTTGAACGGCGTTCCTGATGCGATTTTCGTAGTGGACGTTGGCTATCACAAGATTGCTATTACTGAAGCTAACAAGCTTGGTATTCCTGTTATCGCTGTAGTGGATACCAACCACTCACCAGAAGGTGTTGATTACATCATTCCTGGTAACGATGACTCCAGCAAAGCTGTTCTGCTCTACGCTCGTGGGATTGCTGATGCAATCCTCGAAGGTAAATCAAATTCGGTTCAAGAAATCTTGACTGCTGTTAAAGAAGGCGAAGAAGAGTTTGTTGAAGAAGGGAAAGCTGAATAA
- a CDS encoding isoprenyl transferase yields MTQHTSSTLVIPEVSAIPRHVAIIMDGNGRWASKRFMPRVAGHSEGLGAVRKIVQECRQLGVEYLTLFAFSSENWRRPPEEVSFLMKLFLKSLKGEVSRLAENDIRLRLIGDLSRFDSGIQEMVQFSEEKTAGCKGLTLTIAANYGGRWDILQAMRQSLVANPSLEPEQVSEELIQPYLSMAYAPEPDLFIRTGGEQRVSNFLLWQLAYTELYFTDTLWPDFDEAQLHIAFDWFSQRERRFGRTSAQLASESLSDAV; encoded by the coding sequence ATGACACAGCACACTAGCTCAACCTTAGTTATTCCAGAGGTTAGTGCTATTCCACGTCATGTCGCCATCATCATGGACGGTAACGGACGTTGGGCAAGTAAGCGTTTCATGCCACGGGTAGCGGGTCACTCAGAGGGTTTAGGTGCGGTTCGTAAGATTGTTCAAGAGTGTCGCCAACTAGGCGTGGAATATCTCACTCTGTTTGCCTTCAGCTCTGAAAATTGGCGCCGCCCTCCAGAGGAAGTTAGCTTTTTAATGAAGCTATTCCTGAAATCCTTAAAGGGTGAAGTCTCTCGTTTGGCTGAAAACGACATCCGTCTTCGTCTCATTGGGGATTTAAGCCGCTTTGATTCTGGGATTCAGGAGATGGTGCAGTTCTCAGAAGAAAAAACAGCAGGCTGCAAAGGGCTTACGCTCACGATTGCCGCTAACTATGGTGGACGCTGGGATATCTTGCAGGCGATGCGCCAATCTTTGGTCGCCAACCCGAGTTTGGAACCAGAGCAAGTCTCTGAAGAATTAATACAACCCTATTTATCTATGGCCTATGCGCCAGAGCCAGATTTATTTATTCGAACTGGTGGCGAGCAGCGCGTCAGCAACTTTCTGCTTTGGCAACTGGCCTATACCGAGTTATATTTCACGGATACTCTTTGGCCTGATTTTGATGAAGCTCAATTACATATAGCTTTTGACTGGTTTAGTCAGCGCGAGCGTCGCTTTGGACGCACTAGCGCTCAGTTAGCGTCTGAGTCATTGAGCGACGCAGTCTAA
- a CDS encoding NUDIX hydrolase, translating to MDSENPFSRSNQLGHITGSGLVIKDGKALLIFHPYIKQWFQPGGHIEDGEFPIEAAIREVYEETGILCESIEGQLDPVDIDLHEIPANPKKGEGAHLHIDLLFVLQVIEERDSPEDIQKAWVPFDQITSPRIKRALQKLQDHA from the coding sequence TTGGATTCAGAAAATCCATTTTCAAGATCCAACCAGTTGGGCCACATTACTGGAAGTGGTCTGGTTATTAAGGATGGTAAAGCTCTCCTCATCTTTCATCCCTATATCAAGCAATGGTTCCAGCCTGGCGGCCACATTGAAGATGGTGAGTTTCCCATTGAGGCGGCAATAAGAGAAGTTTACGAGGAGACGGGGATTCTTTGCGAGTCTATCGAGGGTCAATTAGATCCAGTTGATATTGATCTGCATGAAATCCCTGCAAATCCAAAGAAAGGCGAGGGCGCACATTTGCATATTGATCTTTTATTTGTATTGCAGGTGATTGAGGAGCGAGATTCTCCTGAGGATATTCAAAAAGCATGGGTGCCTTTTGATCAAATTACTAGCCCGCGCATTAAACGAGCCTTGCAAAAGCTGCAAGATCACGCTTAA
- the ispC gene encoding 1-deoxy-D-xylulose-5-phosphate reductoisomerase, with protein sequence MPLKQLAILGSTGSIGVNTLDVIRAHPDRFKVVALTAAKQIERLAEQCIEFKPAIAVVADADGAAQLSQLLQEKKISTQVLYGPEALVSAVIESGCDTVMAAIVGAAGLVPTLAAAKAGKRVLLANKEALVMSGNLFMQAMKAGGGELLPIDSEHNAIFQCLPDRFTKTPSVHLGVEELWLTASGGPFRDRPLTDLAGITPDQACAHPNWVMGRKISVDSATMMNKGLEVIEAFWLFGLPLEKIKVLIHPQSVVHSMVRYRDGSVLAQMGQPDMRTPIAYGLAWPERIDAGVAPLNLTQLSSLSFTEPNFDQFPCLSLAFAAAKAGGTAPAVLNAANEVAVAAFLGDGLPYLSIPKVVEHCLNALPSAPADSLEVILGVDAQARQAANQFIRNIQK encoded by the coding sequence ATGCCTCTTAAACAGCTTGCTATCTTAGGGTCAACTGGATCGATTGGTGTTAATACCTTAGACGTGATCCGCGCGCATCCTGATCGTTTTAAAGTGGTAGCCCTGACTGCCGCAAAACAAATTGAGCGTTTAGCCGAGCAATGTATTGAGTTCAAGCCTGCTATCGCAGTGGTGGCTGATGCTGATGGTGCCGCTCAACTGAGTCAACTGTTACAAGAGAAAAAGATTTCTACTCAAGTTCTCTATGGACCCGAGGCTTTAGTCAGCGCAGTAATAGAGTCGGGTTGCGATACCGTAATGGCAGCGATTGTAGGGGCCGCCGGCCTAGTCCCAACCTTGGCAGCAGCAAAAGCGGGTAAGCGAGTACTGCTCGCTAACAAAGAAGCGCTCGTGATGTCGGGTAATTTATTTATGCAGGCAATGAAAGCGGGCGGTGGCGAATTGCTCCCGATTGATAGCGAGCACAATGCAATCTTTCAATGTTTACCTGATCGCTTTACAAAAACTCCATCTGTTCATTTGGGCGTTGAAGAGCTTTGGTTAACTGCCTCTGGTGGACCATTTAGGGATAGACCCCTCACAGATTTAGCGGGCATTACGCCCGACCAAGCTTGCGCACATCCGAATTGGGTGATGGGTCGAAAGATTTCGGTTGATTCTGCGACGATGATGAATAAAGGTCTTGAGGTCATTGAGGCTTTTTGGTTGTTTGGCCTGCCATTAGAAAAAATTAAGGTTTTGATTCACCCGCAGAGCGTAGTGCACTCGATGGTGCGTTATCGCGATGGCTCGGTTTTAGCGCAAATGGGTCAACCTGATATGCGCACTCCGATTGCCTATGGACTGGCTTGGCCTGAACGTATTGATGCTGGTGTTGCTCCTTTGAATCTGACACAGTTGAGCAGCCTCAGTTTTACAGAGCCTAATTTTGATCAATTTCCTTGTTTAAGCTTGGCGTTTGCTGCTGCAAAGGCAGGGGGAACTGCGCCTGCCGTATTAAATGCCGCTAATGAAGTTGCCGTTGCCGCTTTCTTGGGCGATGGACTACCTTACTTAAGCATTCCGAAGGTAGTGGAGCACTGTTTAAATGCTTTGCCATCGGCCCCTGCGGATTCTTTAGAAGTAATCCTTGGGGTTGATGCTCAGGCTCGTCAAGCAGCCAATCAATTTATTCGCAACATTCAGAAATAG
- a CDS encoding phosphatidate cytidylyltransferase, whose protein sequence is MLITRIITATILMAVLLPILFFLPPIYLGIFFLIALVAAAWEWSRMIAPEAKKAAWLYAVFCLVIILLLLGMQAITWQFSLLMMAVLFWFFLAPFILAKGMNLSLQKFKPFYSITGLIILPATWFALVFLRELGLVFLLTTMALVWVADIGAYFVGKAFGKHKLAVSISPGKSIEGALGGLLLCYLYAFLCVTFLPLGDTLFGAWAIQFGWVPMFLMVTVLTAFSVFGDLFESQLKRLAGVKDSSHLLPGHGGVLDRVDALIPTMPIAALLAGWI, encoded by the coding sequence ATGCTAATCACTCGAATCATTACTGCCACCATCTTGATGGCAGTGCTATTACCTATTTTATTTTTCTTACCACCGATTTACTTGGGTATATTTTTCCTGATTGCCTTGGTTGCCGCTGCTTGGGAATGGAGTCGCATGATTGCCCCGGAAGCTAAAAAGGCTGCCTGGCTCTATGCTGTTTTTTGTTTAGTCATCATCTTATTGTTGCTGGGTATGCAAGCAATCACATGGCAATTTTCTTTGCTCATGATGGCGGTCTTGTTTTGGTTCTTTTTAGCGCCATTCATTTTAGCCAAAGGAATGAATCTCTCGCTTCAAAAATTCAAACCTTTCTACAGCATTACGGGCTTGATTATTCTGCCAGCAACCTGGTTTGCTTTGGTCTTCTTGCGTGAGTTGGGATTAGTCTTTTTATTAACAACAATGGCTTTAGTTTGGGTTGCTGATATCGGCGCTTATTTTGTCGGTAAAGCGTTTGGCAAACATAAGCTAGCTGTAAGTATTAGCCCGGGGAAATCGATTGAGGGCGCGCTAGGTGGTTTACTACTTTGCTATCTCTATGCATTCTTGTGCGTCACGTTTTTACCACTAGGTGATACTTTATTTGGCGCTTGGGCTATTCAATTCGGTTGGGTGCCGATGTTCCTGATGGTCACGGTATTGACAGCGTTCAGTGTCTTTGGGGATTTATTTGAATCTCAGTTAAAGCGTTTGGCTGGCGTCAAAGATAGTAGTCATCTATTACCAGGTCATGGTGGTGTACTAGACCGCGTTGATGCACTCATTCCGACAATGCCGATTGCTGCATTACTAGCAGGGTGGATTTAA
- the frr gene encoding ribosome recycling factor encodes MSAAEIKTTTDQKMQKSLEALKTNLAKIRSGRANPGILEHIQVDYYGNPTPLSQVASLGLADARTINVQPFEKTMVAVIEKAIRDSDLGLNPASQGTVIRVPMPALTEERRRDLTKVVKNEGEDTKIAVRNLRRDANEHLKRLTKDKEISEDDERRATDDIQKMTDRAVVEIDKIVSEKEKEIMTV; translated from the coding sequence ATGTCCGCAGCAGAAATTAAAACCACTACCGATCAAAAGATGCAGAAGTCTCTTGAGGCTCTGAAAACCAATTTGGCGAAGATTCGCTCTGGTCGTGCAAACCCTGGAATCTTGGAGCACATCCAGGTGGATTACTACGGCAATCCAACACCACTAAGCCAAGTGGCTAGCCTAGGTTTGGCTGATGCTAGAACGATTAACGTGCAACCATTTGAAAAAACGATGGTTGCCGTAATTGAAAAGGCGATTCGTGATTCGGATTTGGGTCTCAATCCAGCATCGCAAGGCACTGTGATTCGAGTGCCTATGCCTGCATTAACTGAAGAACGCCGCCGTGATTTGACTAAGGTTGTCAAAAACGAGGGTGAAGATACGAAGATTGCCGTACGTAATCTACGTCGCGATGCGAATGAGCATTTAAAGCGCCTTACCAAAGATAAAGAAATTTCCGAGGATGATGAGCGTCGTGCGACTGATGATATTCAGAAGATGACTGATCGCGCAGTGGTCGAGATCGACAAGATCGTTTCTGAAAAAGAAAAAGAGATCATGACGGTTTAA
- the tsf gene encoding translation elongation factor Ts — MAAITAAMVGELRAKTDAPMMECKKALTEADGDMARAEEILRVKLGSKAGKAASRVTAEGIVASAINGTTGTLLEVNCETDFVSKNDDFLAFTQACANLISEKNPADVAALLALPMNGQTVDEVRSALIGKIGENIMPRRFKRFAGSNKLVSYLHGTRIGVMVEFEGDETAAKDVAMHIAAMKPVALSMADVPAEAIAVERSVAVQKAAESGKPPEIVEKMVEGSIQKYLKEVSLLNQTFVKNDKQSVEQMLKAANTTIKGFTMFVVGEGIEKRQDDFAAEVAAQVAAAKGA; from the coding sequence ATGGCTGCTATTACCGCTGCAATGGTTGGCGAGTTACGCGCCAAGACTGATGCTCCGATGATGGAGTGCAAAAAAGCATTGACTGAGGCTGATGGTGATATGGCTCGTGCAGAAGAAATTCTGCGTGTAAAGCTCGGTAGCAAAGCTGGTAAAGCCGCATCCCGTGTTACTGCTGAAGGTATCGTTGCTTCAGCGATCAATGGCACTACAGGTACTTTGCTTGAAGTGAACTGCGAAACTGACTTCGTTTCAAAAAATGATGATTTCTTGGCATTTACACAAGCCTGCGCAAATTTGATTTCTGAAAAGAATCCAGCCGACGTTGCTGCCTTACTTGCATTACCCATGAATGGCCAAACTGTGGATGAAGTTCGTAGCGCCTTGATCGGTAAGATCGGCGAGAACATCATGCCGCGTCGCTTCAAGCGTTTTGCTGGCAGCAACAAGTTGGTTTCTTATCTCCACGGTACTCGTATTGGCGTTATGGTTGAGTTCGAGGGTGATGAGACTGCAGCTAAAGACGTAGCAATGCATATTGCTGCAATGAAGCCAGTGGCTTTGTCGATGGCTGATGTTCCTGCTGAAGCGATTGCTGTTGAGCGTAGTGTTGCGGTTCAAAAGGCTGCTGAATCTGGCAAACCACCAGAAATCGTTGAGAAGATGGTTGAAGGTTCTATTCAGAAGTACCTCAAAGAGGTTTCTTTGTTGAACCAAACTTTCGTTAAAAACGACAAGCAATCTGTTGAGCAAATGCTCAAAGCTGCTAACACCACGATCAAGGGTTTCACTATGTTTGTTGTGGGCGAGGGCATTGAGAAGCGTCAAGATGACTTTGCAGCTGAAGTTGCTGCTCAGGTTGCCGCTGCTAAAGGCGCTTAA
- the pyrH gene encoding UMP kinase yields the protein MPAYKRVLLKLSGEALMGDDAFGINPITIDSMVKEIADVVNSGVQLAIVIGGGNIFRGVAGGAAGMDRATADYMGMLATMMNSLALQDALRQKGVEARVQSALRMDQVVEPYIRPRAIRALSEGKVVIFAAGTGNPFFTTDTAAALRGAEMGVEIVLKATKVDGIYSADPMKDPTATLYKTMTFDEAIIKNLQVMDATAFALCRDRKLPIKVFSILKPGALMRVVQGESEGTLVHV from the coding sequence ATGCCAGCCTACAAACGTGTTCTCTTAAAACTCTCTGGTGAAGCCCTCATGGGGGATGATGCTTTTGGAATTAATCCAATCACAATTGATTCCATGGTGAAAGAAATAGCTGACGTAGTAAACAGTGGCGTTCAATTGGCTATCGTGATTGGTGGCGGAAATATTTTCCGAGGTGTAGCGGGCGGTGCGGCCGGTATGGATCGTGCAACCGCTGACTACATGGGAATGCTGGCCACAATGATGAATTCTCTTGCGCTGCAAGATGCTTTGCGCCAAAAAGGTGTTGAAGCTCGTGTGCAGTCTGCTTTAAGAATGGATCAAGTGGTCGAGCCTTACATCCGTCCTCGTGCGATTCGTGCTCTGAGTGAGGGTAAGGTAGTGATCTTTGCTGCTGGCACGGGCAATCCATTCTTTACTACCGACACAGCAGCTGCTTTGCGCGGCGCAGAGATGGGCGTTGAAATCGTGCTTAAGGCTACTAAGGTAGATGGTATTTACAGCGCTGATCCAATGAAAGACCCAACAGCGACTTTGTATAAAACAATGACTTTTGACGAGGCAATCATCAAAAACTTGCAAGTAATGGATGCAACTGCTTTTGCATTGTGCCGTGATCGCAAATTACCAATCAAAGTATTTTCGATTCTCAAGCCAGGCGCATTGATGCGTGTGGTTCAGGGTGAGTCTGAAGGTACTTTAGTACACGTTTAA
- the map gene encoding type I methionyl aminopeptidase, protein MNSVFTAEKDIQGMREAGRLASEVLDHVAPHVNAGVSTAELDRICHEYMRDVQKTIPAPLNYQPPGYPPFPASICTSVNDVICHGIPGEKILKAGDVVNLDITVITPDGYYGDTSRMFMVGEVSVLAKRLTQITFECMWLGIAQVKPGASLGDIGHVIQTHAEKAGYSVVREYCGHGIGKVFHQDPQILHYGRPGTGEKLKEGMTFTIEPMINAGKRDIRTMPDQWTVKTKDRSLSAQWEHTLLVTATGVEVLTWSEGSNPIPDCVKGLSFRPNLANA, encoded by the coding sequence ATGAACAGTGTATTTACCGCCGAAAAAGACATCCAAGGGATGCGCGAAGCTGGCCGCTTAGCCAGTGAAGTTCTTGACCACGTTGCCCCGCACGTGAATGCTGGTGTCAGTACGGCTGAACTAGATCGCATCTGCCATGAATATATGCGCGATGTCCAAAAGACGATTCCAGCCCCACTGAACTACCAGCCACCCGGCTACCCACCCTTCCCGGCATCGATCTGTACTTCGGTTAACGATGTGATCTGCCATGGCATCCCTGGTGAGAAGATTTTAAAAGCTGGGGATGTTGTCAACCTCGACATCACTGTGATTACGCCTGATGGCTACTACGGCGATACCAGCCGCATGTTTATGGTTGGTGAAGTTTCAGTATTAGCTAAACGCCTCACCCAAATTACTTTTGAATGTATGTGGCTTGGTATTGCGCAAGTGAAGCCTGGCGCATCGCTCGGTGACATTGGCCATGTTATTCAGACCCATGCTGAAAAAGCCGGTTATTCAGTTGTTCGTGAATACTGCGGTCATGGCATTGGCAAAGTGTTTCATCAAGATCCACAGATTCTTCACTACGGCCGTCCAGGCACCGGTGAAAAGTTAAAAGAAGGCATGACCTTCACTATTGAGCCGATGATCAATGCTGGTAAGCGCGATATTCGGACAATGCCTGATCAATGGACGGTGAAGACTAAAGACCGTAGCCTCTCAGCGCAATGGGAACACACACTTTTAGTGACAGCCACTGGCGTTGAAGTGTTAACTTGGTCAGAGGGCAGTAATCCAATTCCTGATTGCGTTAAAGGTCTGTCATTTAGACCAAATCTAGCCAACGCGTAA